A window of the Capricornis sumatraensis isolate serow.1 chromosome 9, serow.2, whole genome shotgun sequence genome harbors these coding sequences:
- the GDF1 gene encoding embryonic growth/differentiation factor 1 has protein sequence MPPLCRRPGHQVLLLLLALLLPSSPPACAPAPPGPAAALLQALGLPDVPRGAPKSRPVPPVMWRLFRRRDHQEARADPRRMPPRATLRPCHVEELGVAGNIVRHVLDSGAAARSPEPASAAGQCPEWTVVFDLSAVEPAERPSQARLEVRFAAAEATAGTTGGWELSVAPAGAGLGRVGLRQVVPTLGQPVRAELLGSLWARNASAPRSLRLTLALRHQTLAACARLAEASLLLVTLDQRLCHSLARPRREAEPPVGGGSGDSCRARRLYVSFREVGWHRWVIAPRGFLANYCQGKCALPAVLSEAGGAPALNHAVLRTLMHAAAPGAAGLPCCVPARLSPISVLFFDNSDNVVLRRYEDMAVDECGCR, from the exons ATGCCACCTCTGTGCCGCCGTCCGGGCCACCAAGTCCTTCTCCTCCTACTGGCCCTGCTATTGCCCTCATCACCCCCGGCCTGCGCTCCCGCGCCCCCGGGCCCAGCCGCCGCCCTGCTCCAGGCTCTCGGATTGCCCGACGTGCCCCGGGGCGCCCCCAAATCCCGGCCCGTACCCCCTGTCATGTGGCGCCTGTTCCGCCGCCGGGACCACCAGGAGGCCAGGGCGGACCCGCGGAGGATGCCCCCGAGGGCCACCTTGCGGCCGTGCCACGTGGAGGAGCTGGGGGTCGCCGGAAACATCGTGCGCCACGTCCTGGACAGCG GAGCGGCCGCCCGCTCTCCGGAACCCGCCTCAGCCGCAGGGCAGTGCCCTGAGTGGACCGTCGTCTTCGACCTGTCGGCCGTGGAACCAGCCGAGCGCCCGAGCCAGGCCCGCCTGGAGGTGCGCTTCGCGGCTGCGGAGGCGACAGCGGGGACGACTGGCGGCTGGGAACTGAGTGTGGCGCCGGCGGGAGCAGGCCTCGGGCGGGTGGGGCTCCGTCAGGTGGTGCCCACCCTGGGACAGCCGGTGCGTGCTGAGCTGCTGGGCTCCCTCTGGGCCCGCAACGCCTCGGCGCCCCGCAGCCTCCGCCTGACGCTGGCGCTGCGTCACCAGACCCTCGCGGCCTGCGCGCGCCTGGCCGAGGCCTCGCTGCTGCTGGTGACGCTCGACCAGCGCCTGTGCCACTCCCTGGCCCGGCCGCGGCGCGAGGCCGAGCCGCCAGTGGGTGGTGGCTCCGGGGACTCGTGTCGCGCACGGCGGCTCTACGTGAGCTTCCGCGAGGTGGGCTGGCACCGCTGGGTCATCGCGCCTCGCGGCTTCCTGGCCAACTACTGCCAGGGCAAGTGCGCTCTGCCCGCGGTGCTGTCTGAAGCTGGCGGGGCTCCCGCGCTGAACCACGCGGTGCTGCGCACGCTCATGCACGCGGCCGCCCCCGGCGCCGCCGGCCTGCCCTGCTGCGTGCCCGCGCGCCTGTCGCCCATCTCCGTGCTCTTCTTCGATAACAGCGACAACGTGGTGCTGCGGCGCTACGAAGACATGGCGGTGGACGAGTGCGGCTGTCGCTga